A window of Mesomycoplasma lagogenitalium contains these coding sequences:
- the fusA gene encoding elongation factor G — translation MARKFDLKDYRNIGIMAHIDAGKTTTTERILFHTGKIHKIGETHDGGSQMDWMEQEKERGITITSAATTAFWKDKRINIIDTPGHVDFTVEVERSLRVLDGAVAVLDAQSGVEPQTETVWRQATNYKVPRIVYVNKMDKAGADFEASIRSVKERLGGNAVAIQLNIGSENDYRGLIDLVEMKAFEYDGEKEEEAKEIEIPSHLLDKAKLMRSQLIEAVADFDEELMMMALEGEEVSADRLKQAIRVATLTSEFFPVVCGTSFKNKGVKKMIDAVVDYLPSPLDVPAIKGYIDDEVIDVPASDDFDFSALAFKIMNDPFVGTLTFFRVYSGVLQKGSYIYNSTKDKKERVGRILEMHANSREEIDEVRTGDIGAAVGLKDTFTGDTLISEKAKRFVLEKMVFPEPVISQALEPASKAATEKLSLGLQKLANEDPTFRTWTDDETGQTIIAGMGELHLDIIVDRLKREFGVEATVGAPQVSYRETITKDAEVEGKHIKQSGGKGQYGHVWIKFEPNPDKGFEFVDKIVGGKIPKEYIKSIQKGLEEKMAAGILAGYPMIDLKATLFDGSYHDVDSSEMAYKIAASKALTKAKDAIGTVLLEPIMDVSVVVPADYSGDVMGDLSRRRGQVKEQETRSDGANIIRADVPLSEMFGYSTQLRSMTSGRGTYQMQFDHYEVTPRQIADVIIKKRAIKADED, via the coding sequence ATGGCAAGAAAATTTGATTTAAAAGATTACCGTAATATCGGAATTATGGCTCACATCGATGCAGGAAAAACTACAACAACTGAAAGAATTTTATTCCACACTGGTAAAATTCACAAAATTGGAGAAACACATGATGGTGGTTCTCAAATGGACTGAATGGAACAAGAAAAAGAAAGAGGAATTACTATTACTTCTGCTGCTACAACAGCATTTTGAAAAGACAAAAGAATTAATATTATTGATACCCCAGGACACGTTGACTTTACAGTAGAAGTAGAACGTTCATTAAGAGTATTAGATGGTGCTGTAGCGGTTTTAGATGCTCAATCTGGTGTTGAGCCACAAACTGAAACAGTTTGAAGACAAGCAACAAACTATAAAGTTCCTAGAATCGTTTATGTTAATAAAATGGATAAGGCGGGTGCTGATTTTGAAGCATCAATTCGTTCCGTTAAAGAAAGACTTGGGGGAAATGCTGTTGCTATTCAATTAAATATCGGTTCAGAAAATGATTATAGAGGTTTAATTGACTTAGTAGAAATGAAAGCCTTTGAATACGACGGAGAAAAAGAAGAGGAAGCAAAAGAAATTGAAATTCCTAGCCATTTATTAGATAAAGCAAAATTAATGAGAAGTCAGTTAATTGAAGCTGTTGCTGATTTTGATGAAGAATTAATGATGATGGCTTTAGAAGGAGAAGAAGTTTCAGCAGATAGATTAAAGCAAGCAATAAGAGTTGCTACTTTAACATCTGAATTTTTCCCTGTAGTTTGTGGTACATCATTTAAAAATAAAGGTGTTAAAAAAATGATCGATGCAGTAGTTGATTATTTACCTTCCCCTTTAGATGTTCCTGCAATTAAAGGATATATTGATGATGAAGTTATCGATGTTCCAGCATCGGATGATTTTGATTTTTCAGCATTAGCATTTAAAATTATGAACGATCCATTTGTTGGTACTTTAACATTTTTCAGAGTTTATTCAGGAGTTTTACAAAAAGGTTCTTATATTTATAATTCAACAAAAGATAAAAAAGAAAGAGTGGGACGTATTTTAGAAATGCATGCTAACTCTAGAGAAGAAATTGATGAAGTAAGAACAGGAGATATTGGAGCTGCAGTTGGGCTTAAAGATACATTTACAGGAGATACATTAATTTCTGAAAAAGCAAAACGTTTTGTGTTAGAAAAAATGGTTTTCCCAGAACCAGTTATTTCCCAAGCATTAGAACCAGCTTCTAAAGCAGCAACAGAAAAATTATCATTAGGATTACAAAAATTAGCAAATGAAGATCCTACATTTAGAACATGAACAGATGATGAAACTGGGCAAACAATAATTGCTGGTATGGGTGAATTACACTTAGATATTATTGTCGATCGTCTAAAAAGAGAATTTGGTGTTGAAGCAACAGTTGGAGCACCACAAGTTTCATATCGTGAAACAATTACAAAAGATGCTGAAGTTGAAGGAAAACACATTAAACAATCTGGTGGTAAAGGTCAATATGGTCATGTTTGAATTAAATTTGAACCTAATCCAGATAAAGGATTTGAATTTGTTGATAAAATCGTTGGTGGTAAAATACCTAAAGAATACATTAAATCAATTCAAAAAGGTCTTGAAGAAAAAATGGCAGCTGGAATTTTAGCTGGATATCCAATGATCGATTTAAAAGCCACATTATTTGATGGATCATACCATGATGTCGATTCATCTGAAATGGCTTATAAAATTGCTGCATCTAAAGCTCTTACAAAAGCAAAAGATGCTATTGGAACTGTTTTATTAGAACCAATTATGGATGTTTCTGTAGTTGTGCCCGCTGATTATTCAGGGGATGTTATGGGAGATTTATCTCGTAGAAGAGGACAAGTTAAAGAACAAGAAACTAGATCTGATGGTGCTAATATTATTAGAGCAGATGTTCCTTTATCAGAAATGTTTGGATATTCAACTCAATTAAGATCTATGACTTCAGGTAGAGGTACATACCAAATGCAATTTGATCACTACGAAGTAACACCAAGACAAATTGCCGATGTAATTATTAAAAAACGTGCAATTAAAGCTGATGAAGATTAA